One Brevibacterium spongiae DNA segment encodes these proteins:
- a CDS encoding TetR/AcrR family transcriptional regulator — MVIRFFGGDVPKVTEEHKSAMRRRIQDAALTCFAQKGFAGASMANIVKEAGLSAGAVYVYYASKTELMIDVSRRVMEPRIAVLETAKAATEVTAPATVFLELIDSLLIDNPISSVMVQVWGEASYDAEFAEFASGIFESLIDEFAAYLATYLHEHRGLEADDAHAQARVMVPGLLAMFQGAVVQTSIFGESSRMRVRAGIEELLTRVDF; from the coding sequence ATGGTCATTCGTTTTTTTGGGGGAGATGTGCCGAAGGTCACCGAGGAGCATAAGAGTGCGATGCGCCGCAGGATCCAGGATGCGGCTCTGACCTGCTTTGCGCAGAAGGGGTTCGCCGGTGCGTCGATGGCGAATATCGTCAAAGAGGCCGGCCTCTCGGCTGGGGCGGTCTACGTCTATTACGCATCCAAGACCGAGCTGATGATCGATGTCTCGCGGCGAGTGATGGAACCGCGCATCGCGGTGCTCGAAACGGCGAAGGCGGCAACCGAGGTCACTGCCCCGGCGACAGTGTTCCTCGAGCTGATCGATTCTCTGCTCATCGACAACCCGATCTCCTCTGTGATGGTGCAGGTGTGGGGTGAGGCCTCCTACGATGCCGAGTTCGCGGAGTTCGCCAGCGGCATCTTCGAGTCCCTCATCGACGAATTCGCCGCCTATCTGGCCACCTACCTGCACGAGCATCGAGGACTGGAAGCGGACGACGCTCACGCACAGGCGAGGGTGATGGTCCCCGGGCTGCTCGCCATGTTCCAAGGTGCCGTCGTGCAGACGTCGATATTCGGGGAGTCCTCTCGGATGCGTGTCCGGGCCGGAATCGAAGAGCTGCTCACTCGCGTCGACTTCTGA
- a CDS encoding fatty acid desaturase family protein, translating into MTPAETLTTALPTPAADPAARAEVLERRRATRGTAQQEFTSDFSALMAQVKEAGLLARRPGWNLLRFCLLGLGYVAAFSMLFLIGESWWQMATAVVFGALFTQTAYVAHDAAHRQIFTNGKTGEWVSTIIGNLFIGLSYGWWLKKHNALHHANPNKAGVDGDIAPGALVFTAEDARERTGIAKWFAARQGWFFLPLLTLAGVQLHVESVKAIIRGQSSIKRRWIEGIFIGIRLIGFPVLAIWAAGPVIGSVFFLVQLAVFGVHMGGSFAPNHKGQPIVPKDVKIDFLRRQTLMSRNISGGRPMGFLMGGLNYQIEHHLFPSMPSVNLHKVQPMVREYCRQKDITYTETTLLESFKIIIAYLNRVGLGEADPFDCPVTAQFRSR; encoded by the coding sequence ATGACTCCCGCTGAGACGCTCACCACTGCCCTGCCGACCCCGGCCGCGGACCCAGCCGCCCGCGCCGAGGTGCTCGAACGGAGGCGAGCCACCCGAGGCACCGCCCAACAGGAATTCACCAGCGATTTCAGCGCGCTGATGGCTCAGGTCAAAGAAGCCGGACTGCTGGCCAGGCGCCCCGGGTGGAATCTGCTGCGCTTCTGCCTCCTCGGGCTCGGCTATGTGGCTGCCTTCTCCATGCTCTTCCTCATCGGTGAGAGCTGGTGGCAGATGGCGACCGCCGTCGTCTTCGGCGCACTCTTCACGCAGACGGCCTACGTCGCCCACGATGCGGCGCATCGCCAGATCTTCACCAACGGCAAGACGGGGGAGTGGGTGTCGACGATCATCGGCAACCTGTTCATCGGTCTCAGCTACGGCTGGTGGCTGAAGAAGCACAACGCTCTCCACCATGCGAACCCGAACAAGGCCGGAGTCGACGGTGACATTGCGCCCGGTGCCCTGGTCTTCACCGCAGAGGATGCCCGTGAGCGCACCGGAATCGCCAAATGGTTCGCCGCCCGCCAGGGCTGGTTCTTCCTTCCCCTCCTCACGCTGGCCGGTGTTCAGCTTCACGTCGAATCTGTGAAGGCGATCATCCGCGGACAGTCATCGATCAAACGCCGCTGGATCGAGGGCATCTTCATCGGCATCCGACTCATCGGGTTTCCGGTCCTCGCCATCTGGGCGGCCGGGCCCGTCATCGGCAGTGTCTTCTTCCTGGTGCAGCTCGCCGTCTTCGGCGTCCACATGGGCGGTTCGTTCGCACCCAACCACAAGGGCCAGCCGATCGTTCCCAAGGACGTGAAGATCGACTTCCTCCGCCGCCAGACCCTCATGTCGCGCAATATCTCCGGCGGTCGTCCGATGGGCTTCCTCATGGGCGGACTGAACTATCAGATCGAACACCACCTGTTCCCGAGCATGCCGAGCGTCAACCTGCACAAGGTCCAGCCGATGGTCCGCGAATACTGCCGGCAGAAGGACATCACCTACACCGAGACGACTCTGCTCGAGTCCTTCAAGATCATCATCGCCTATCTCAACCGTGTGGGACTCGGCGAAGCCGATCCCTTCGACTGCCCGGTCACCGCACAGTTCCGGTCCCGCTGA
- a CDS encoding purine-cytosine permease family protein, protein MNWYRRLENRLESEQDSGVMRGTLSGRRMFMIWLAANLVVTTMLTGTLFVPGVDFATAVVVIVLGTVLGTVVLTLIGNIGTRTGLATMAITRGAFGAKGSYLPVAANVIILMGWSWVQAMLAGISVNYVVAQTTGFSNPILFSVLCQALVVGLAILGHEGIEKAEPWFALLILLVMAYVFAVALTGHSATEFGQIAKDPSLGFTPVLALDMVISTAISWTVLSGDLNRLARSQRSGIVGSGLGYITSTVLAMLLGLTAFSFILLDGGSPEPFDPTALAAEFGWALAIVIFLSVMATNTMVVYGMVNSVVGAQRRTTVKFLPVALILGAISIIGSTWLALLDQYTDFLTMIGAFFVPVFAILIADYYVIKRGVYTRDILRDSGGLYAYARGVNWAAVGVWVAGAFVSYLLTYAYPSPIGATIPSFFISFLLYLALSWRSRSRFAAAEAGHLARISD, encoded by the coding sequence GTGAACTGGTACCGCAGGCTCGAGAACCGGTTGGAGTCCGAGCAGGACTCAGGCGTCATGCGCGGCACGCTGAGCGGACGACGGATGTTCATGATCTGGCTCGCCGCGAACCTCGTCGTCACGACGATGCTCACCGGCACGCTCTTCGTCCCCGGCGTCGACTTCGCAACGGCGGTGGTCGTCATCGTCCTGGGCACTGTCCTCGGGACGGTCGTGCTCACGCTCATCGGCAACATCGGCACACGCACAGGACTCGCCACGATGGCGATCACCAGGGGAGCCTTCGGCGCCAAGGGCAGCTATCTGCCGGTCGCGGCGAACGTCATCATCCTCATGGGCTGGAGCTGGGTGCAGGCGATGCTCGCGGGCATCAGCGTCAACTACGTCGTCGCCCAGACGACGGGCTTTTCGAACCCGATCCTCTTCTCCGTCCTCTGCCAGGCCCTCGTGGTGGGGCTGGCGATCCTCGGACATGAAGGCATCGAGAAGGCCGAACCCTGGTTCGCCCTCCTCATCCTCCTCGTCATGGCCTACGTCTTCGCCGTCGCACTCACCGGACATTCGGCCACGGAGTTCGGCCAGATCGCGAAGGATCCGAGCCTCGGATTCACTCCGGTCCTCGCCCTCGACATGGTGATCTCCACTGCGATCTCGTGGACAGTCCTCTCCGGAGATCTCAACCGACTCGCGCGCAGCCAACGCTCGGGAATCGTCGGTTCGGGCCTGGGCTACATCACGTCGACAGTGCTGGCGATGCTGTTGGGTCTCACTGCCTTCAGCTTCATCCTGCTCGACGGAGGATCCCCGGAGCCATTCGATCCCACGGCGCTCGCCGCTGAGTTCGGTTGGGCCCTGGCCATCGTCATTTTCCTCTCGGTCATGGCGACGAACACGATGGTCGTCTACGGAATGGTCAATTCCGTGGTCGGGGCGCAGCGGAGAACGACGGTGAAGTTCCTTCCCGTGGCGCTCATCCTCGGCGCGATCTCCATCATCGGTTCGACCTGGCTGGCGCTGCTCGACCAGTACACGGACTTCCTGACCATGATCGGCGCGTTCTTCGTTCCCGTGTTCGCGATCCTCATCGCCGACTACTACGTCATCAAACGCGGCGTCTACACCCGCGACATCCTCCGCGACTCCGGCGGGCTCTACGCCTATGCCCGCGGCGTCAACTGGGCGGCCGTCGGCGTGTGGGTGGCCGGGGCCTTCGTGTCCTACCTGCTCACCTACGCCTACCCGAGCCCGATCGGGGCGACCATTCCCTCGTTCTTCATCTCCTTCCTCCTCTACCTGGCACTGTCGTGGAGGAGCCGCAGCCGATTTGCCGCAGCCGAGGCGGGACATCTGGCACGCATCAGCGACTGA
- a CDS encoding response regulator yields the protein MIRIIIADDQAMVRAGFAALLDAHSDLDVVGQAQDGRECVALVAEQQPDIVLMDVRMPTMDGIEATRTIVADSAAASATGPRIIMLTTFDIDDYVFDAIRAGASGFLLKDAPPDELAEAVRIVASGDGLLAPSVTKRVIEHFASVPQTPQPANLTELPDLTDREREILVRVARGESNTEIAGALFIAVQTVKTHVSRILYKLDARDRAQAVIAAYESGLVIPGA from the coding sequence TTGATCCGCATCATCATCGCCGACGACCAGGCCATGGTTCGTGCCGGGTTCGCCGCCCTGCTCGACGCCCACTCCGACCTCGACGTCGTCGGCCAGGCTCAGGACGGTCGCGAATGCGTCGCCCTGGTGGCCGAGCAGCAGCCGGATATCGTCCTCATGGATGTGCGGATGCCGACGATGGACGGCATCGAAGCCACCCGCACGATCGTCGCGGACTCGGCAGCCGCCTCGGCGACGGGGCCGCGGATCATCATGCTCACCACCTTCGACATCGATGACTACGTCTTCGATGCGATCCGAGCCGGAGCCAGCGGGTTCCTGCTCAAGGATGCCCCACCCGATGAGCTCGCCGAGGCGGTCCGCATCGTCGCCTCGGGCGACGGTCTGCTCGCCCCGAGCGTGACCAAACGGGTCATTGAACACTTCGCCTCGGTGCCACAGACACCTCAGCCGGCGAACCTCACCGAACTGCCGGACCTGACGGACCGCGAGCGGGAGATACTCGTCCGCGTCGCCCGCGGAGAATCCAATACGGAGATCGCAGGCGCGCTCTTCATCGCCGTGCAGACCGTGAAGACCCACGTCTCCCGGATCCTGTACAAGCTCGATGCCCGGGACCGCGCTCAAGCCGTCATCGCAGCCTACGAATCCGGGCTCGTCATCCCCGGAGCCTGA
- a CDS encoding MgtC/SapB family protein has product MDGSSVSFGDALSSPGLQQAVLLLASFVLCSLIGFERQFRQKAAGYRTHVLVGIGTCAFTLISAYGFAGVLDADTRLDPSRISAQIVSGIGFLGAGVIFKGRNMVRGLTTAATIWVTAAVGMACGAGMLLLATMLTALHLFTLFAIAPLVRKIPNSDHRKLLRIAYRDGSGVLRDILALASRMGFSNSILDSRRFEAGSGSRMVQIDVRFEGRRPLHLLVAPLMDLPGVDTVSMREDRVHSVDDDGDSV; this is encoded by the coding sequence ATGGACGGTTCATCGGTCTCGTTCGGCGACGCACTCAGCAGTCCCGGCCTGCAGCAGGCAGTCCTGCTGCTGGCCAGCTTCGTGCTGTGCTCGCTCATCGGCTTCGAACGTCAGTTCAGGCAGAAAGCCGCCGGGTATCGCACGCATGTGCTCGTGGGCATCGGCACCTGCGCCTTCACCCTCATCTCTGCCTACGGCTTCGCCGGTGTGCTGGACGCCGATACCCGACTCGATCCCTCGCGCATCTCAGCGCAGATCGTCTCCGGCATCGGCTTCCTCGGCGCCGGAGTGATCTTCAAAGGTCGGAACATGGTCCGCGGCCTGACCACGGCCGCGACGATCTGGGTCACCGCCGCCGTCGGCATGGCCTGCGGAGCCGGAATGCTTCTTCTGGCGACAATGCTCACCGCCCTGCACCTGTTCACGCTCTTCGCCATCGCCCCGCTGGTCCGCAAGATCCCCAACAGCGACCACCGCAAACTGCTGCGCATCGCCTACCGGGACGGCTCCGGCGTGCTCCGCGACATCTTGGCCCTGGCCAGCCGGATGGGGTTCTCGAACTCCATTCTCGATTCGCGTCGCTTCGAGGCCGGGTCCGGTTCGCGGATGGTCCAGATCGATGTGCGGTTCGAGGGCAGGCGACCGCTGCACCTCCTCGTCGCCCCGCTCATGGATCTGCCCGGGGTCGACACCGTGAGCATGCGCGAGGACCGAGTACATTCGGTCGACGACGACGGTGACTCCGTCTGA
- a CDS encoding hydrolase: MQLENVTICRTCGVETSTPPPQLCPICDDDRQWVPTDGQQWTTREELEAEGHCLTVEEKEPGLFALRVKPRLGIGQTCYLACTDSGNLLFDVPPYIDAEAVAQVRELGGVAAIAASHPHMFGTQLEWSAAFDDAPVYVCRADIDWVQRRSSRLAAYFHEAAPLPGITLHRTGGHFAGSAVAVWTGADGTGVMLSGDSIGPVARQGWVTFMRSFPNYLPLSAAVVRRIAASVAVLDFDRMYGNFGQVISAGAHSAVQTSAERYAEWVSGKHDDLT; this comes from the coding sequence ATGCAGCTGGAGAACGTGACGATCTGCCGCACCTGCGGTGTGGAGACCTCCACACCCCCGCCGCAGCTGTGCCCGATCTGCGATGACGACAGGCAGTGGGTGCCCACCGACGGTCAGCAGTGGACGACGCGGGAGGAGCTCGAGGCCGAAGGCCACTGCCTGACTGTTGAGGAGAAGGAGCCCGGGCTCTTCGCCCTGCGCGTGAAGCCGCGGCTCGGGATCGGACAGACCTGCTATCTGGCATGCACGGATTCAGGGAACCTGCTCTTCGACGTGCCTCCGTACATCGACGCCGAGGCGGTCGCCCAGGTGCGCGAGCTCGGCGGCGTCGCAGCGATCGCTGCCAGTCATCCGCACATGTTCGGCACTCAGCTGGAGTGGAGTGCGGCGTTCGACGATGCTCCGGTCTACGTCTGCCGCGCAGACATCGATTGGGTGCAGCGCCGCAGCAGCCGTTTGGCCGCCTACTTCCACGAGGCGGCGCCTCTGCCGGGCATCACCCTCCACCGCACCGGCGGTCACTTCGCCGGCAGCGCCGTGGCCGTGTGGACCGGCGCTGACGGCACCGGGGTGATGCTCAGCGGCGATTCCATCGGGCCGGTCGCCCGACAGGGCTGGGTGACGTTCATGCGCAGCTTCCCGAACTATCTGCCGCTTTCAGCCGCCGTCGTCCGGCGCATCGCCGCCTCGGTAGCTGTCCTCGACTTCGACCGGATGTACGGCAACTTCGGGCAGGTCATTTCGGCAGGGGCACATTCAGCGGTGCAGACCTCGGCCGAGCGCTATGCCGAATGGGTCTCCGGCAAACACGACGATCTCACCTGA
- a CDS encoding acetyl-CoA hydrolase/transferase family protein: protein MSRITCPELNAKTVTAEEAARHIDNGHRVAMSGFTGSGYPKAVPGAVADRARTAHERGDDFSIELWTGASTAPELDGVLAEVQAVSKRLPFQSDPAMRASINSGDTAYVDTHLSHSAQQAWFGFYGNLDVAVVEVAAILPNGLLVPGSSVGNSKTWLDLADKVILEVNEWHPRGYEGFHDVYYGTRRPPERLPIQLLEPMQRIGDPYLRVDPAKVVAVVETNAPDRNLPFKPADEDSKAIASHLVDFLRHEIAADRLPPELLPLQSGVGNVANAVMGNLAESEFEGLTAYTEVIQDGMLDLIDSGKLASVSATAFSLSAERAADFNDRIESYKGRILLRTQEMSNHPEAIRRLGIIAINGMVEADIYGNVNSTHVSGSSIINGIGGSGDFARNAYLNFFVSNSQAKDGAISAIVPFASHIDHTEHDTQILVTEQGLADLRGLPPVARARRIIANCAHPDYRDRLSDYLERAIAANPSGRHTPHILGEALSWHGNFQATGAM from the coding sequence ATGTCGAGAATCACCTGCCCCGAACTGAATGCGAAGACCGTCACCGCCGAGGAGGCGGCCCGCCATATCGACAACGGCCACCGGGTGGCGATGAGCGGATTCACCGGGTCGGGGTACCCGAAAGCGGTGCCCGGTGCGGTCGCCGACCGGGCCCGAACTGCCCACGAACGCGGAGACGACTTCAGCATCGAACTGTGGACCGGTGCATCGACCGCTCCGGAACTCGACGGTGTGCTCGCCGAGGTGCAGGCGGTGAGCAAACGGCTGCCGTTCCAGTCCGATCCGGCGATGCGGGCTTCGATCAATTCCGGCGACACCGCCTACGTCGACACGCACCTCAGCCATTCGGCCCAGCAGGCGTGGTTCGGCTTCTACGGCAACCTCGACGTCGCGGTCGTCGAAGTCGCAGCGATTCTGCCCAACGGACTGCTCGTGCCCGGCAGCTCGGTCGGCAATTCGAAGACCTGGCTGGACCTGGCCGACAAGGTGATCCTCGAAGTCAATGAGTGGCATCCGCGCGGCTATGAAGGCTTCCACGATGTCTATTACGGAACCCGTCGCCCGCCCGAGCGTCTGCCGATCCAGCTGCTCGAACCCATGCAGCGCATCGGCGACCCGTATCTGCGCGTCGACCCGGCCAAGGTCGTCGCGGTCGTGGAGACGAATGCTCCTGACAGGAATCTGCCGTTCAAACCCGCCGACGAGGATTCGAAGGCCATAGCGAGCCACCTCGTCGACTTCCTCCGGCATGAGATCGCCGCCGATCGCCTGCCTCCGGAGCTGCTGCCGCTGCAATCGGGGGTCGGCAATGTCGCGAACGCGGTGATGGGCAACCTCGCCGAGAGCGAATTCGAGGGTCTCACGGCGTATACCGAGGTCATCCAGGACGGCATGCTCGATCTCATCGACAGCGGCAAACTCGCCTCCGTCTCGGCGACGGCGTTCTCACTCTCTGCCGAGCGGGCCGCGGACTTCAATGACAGGATCGAGTCGTACAAGGGCCGGATCCTGCTGCGCACGCAGGAGATGTCGAATCATCCCGAAGCCATCCGCCGCCTCGGGATCATCGCGATCAACGGGATGGTCGAAGCCGATATCTACGGCAACGTGAACTCCACACACGTGAGCGGCTCATCGATCATCAACGGCATCGGCGGTTCCGGCGACTTCGCCCGCAACGCCTACCTCAACTTCTTCGTATCGAACTCGCAGGCCAAGGACGGAGCGATCTCCGCGATCGTGCCGTTCGCCAGCCATATCGACCACACCGAGCACGACACGCAGATCCTCGTCACCGAACAGGGGCTGGCCGACCTGCGCGGACTGCCGCCCGTGGCCAGGGCGCGCAGGATCATCGCCAACTGCGCCCACCCGGACTATCGGGACCGGCTCTCGGACTACCTCGAGCGGGCGATCGCCGCGAACCCGAGCGGTCGGCACACTCCGCACATCCTCGGCGAGGCGCTGTCCTGGCACGGAAACTTCCAGGCGACCGGAGCCATGTGA
- a CDS encoding SLC13 family permease, with protein sequence MSAELICVIVLGLMFVIGTWRDINMGLLGFIAAAGVGGLVLHQAPEEFLSGFPVDLFLTLVGLTYLFGFAQNNGVIEVIVHWCVKLVGGRTAVMPWIFFALTAILIALGALFAVAIIAPLALTFARRNGVNQFMTGLLVVHGALAGAFSPISVYGIFINDYLAKSGLTPTPVSLFLAPFLFNLVFALVVYLVLRNRSGLRAAEDTALSTSESEPEESPRLSRNQIPTLVGLVAMAVSVVVFGWDVGLVTITISIVLAAISPSAGKAAMSRVSWSVVILITGVLTYIAVLEEAGTVEWVSAGISAIGIPLLAALLLFYMSGLISALASSLAIIGVVIALAVPFLESGDVHVGGFVAALAIAATIVDISPFSTNGAMLLANVHPTVRDRYYRQMIGYAGLMCLIGPGLAWVVAAVPTWVTA encoded by the coding sequence ATGAGTGCTGAGCTGATCTGTGTGATCGTCCTCGGACTGATGTTCGTCATCGGAACCTGGCGCGATATCAATATGGGGCTGCTCGGGTTCATTGCGGCGGCGGGAGTCGGCGGCCTCGTGCTCCATCAGGCTCCCGAGGAGTTCCTCTCCGGGTTCCCTGTGGACCTGTTTCTCACTCTCGTGGGGCTCACCTATCTCTTCGGCTTCGCCCAGAACAACGGCGTCATCGAAGTCATCGTCCACTGGTGCGTGAAACTGGTCGGCGGCAGGACTGCCGTGATGCCCTGGATCTTCTTCGCGCTCACAGCGATCCTCATCGCCCTCGGAGCGCTCTTCGCTGTGGCCATCATCGCTCCCCTGGCACTGACCTTCGCGCGACGCAACGGCGTCAACCAATTCATGACGGGACTGCTCGTCGTGCACGGCGCTTTGGCCGGGGCGTTCTCACCCATCAGCGTCTACGGCATCTTCATCAACGACTATCTGGCCAAGAGCGGACTCACCCCCACGCCGGTGTCGCTGTTCCTGGCCCCGTTCCTGTTCAATCTCGTCTTCGCCCTCGTCGTCTATCTCGTCCTCCGCAATCGATCCGGGCTGCGGGCCGCGGAGGACACAGCACTGTCGACCTCGGAGTCCGAGCCGGAAGAGAGCCCCCGACTCTCCCGGAATCAGATTCCGACACTGGTCGGTCTCGTCGCGATGGCGGTGTCCGTGGTCGTCTTCGGCTGGGACGTGGGGCTCGTGACCATCACGATCTCGATCGTGCTCGCGGCGATCAGCCCGTCAGCCGGCAAGGCGGCGATGTCGAGGGTCTCGTGGTCGGTCGTCATCCTCATCACCGGTGTCCTGACCTATATCGCCGTGCTGGAAGAGGCCGGAACGGTCGAATGGGTCTCGGCGGGCATCTCGGCGATCGGCATTCCGCTGTTGGCCGCTCTGCTGCTGTTCTACATGTCGGGTCTCATCTCGGCGCTGGCCTCGTCCCTGGCGATCATCGGCGTCGTCATCGCTCTGGCCGTGCCGTTCCTCGAATCCGGGGACGTCCACGTCGGCGGGTTCGTCGCTGCCTTGGCGATCGCCGCCACCATCGTCGACATCAGCCCGTTCTCGACGAACGGAGCCATGCTGCTCGCCAACGTGCACCCGACGGTCCGTGACCGCTATTACCGGCAGATGATCGGCTATGCCGGTCTCATGTGCCTCATCGGCCCTGGGCTCGCCTGGGTGGTGGCGGCAGTCCCGACGTGGGTCACTGCCTGA
- a CDS encoding ABC transporter permease, whose translation MTTKILSTGAGSPNSHPENQDTHADTADAESRASSLQLPRAILIAVFAAAIVTLILLAFSWPTVTSDPKDLPIAAVGDEQQIDQITDNAPEGMLDVREVDSREEAVKLIEEREVYGAFILGDEPEILTAKAASPAVAQQLSGIGDQMQHAIDAQAISGLQKGNEKMAEEMQKALTAAASGQSPAQGNPAGQSGGPAASAMDVPQVEVTDVVPLSDDDPSGAGLAIAGLPLTIGGIVGGVLTSMAIRSRRMRGLATIVYGTVGGLALALIMQSWFGILQGSFGLNALAIGLAIAATAGLINGFVSLIGPAGIAVGAVLTMFIGNPIASLNQPKEFLAGSWGEIGQFFVPGAAGTLLRDLSYFPDAAVGLQWWVLVAWFSVGIALILVGHLIAHRKQHAATH comes from the coding sequence ATGACCACGAAGATCCTCAGCACGGGTGCGGGTTCGCCGAACTCGCACCCGGAGAACCAGGACACACACGCGGACACCGCGGACGCAGAATCACGCGCTTCCTCCCTGCAGCTGCCCCGTGCCATCTTGATCGCGGTCTTCGCCGCCGCAATCGTCACCCTCATCCTGCTCGCGTTCAGCTGGCCGACGGTGACCTCCGACCCCAAGGACCTGCCGATCGCCGCCGTCGGCGATGAGCAGCAGATCGACCAGATCACGGACAACGCTCCCGAGGGCATGCTCGACGTCCGAGAAGTCGACTCGCGTGAAGAGGCGGTGAAGCTCATCGAAGAACGCGAAGTCTATGGGGCGTTCATCCTCGGCGACGAACCGGAGATCCTCACCGCCAAGGCCGCATCGCCGGCCGTGGCACAGCAGCTGTCAGGCATCGGAGACCAGATGCAGCACGCGATCGATGCACAGGCGATCTCCGGGCTGCAGAAGGGAAACGAGAAGATGGCGGAGGAGATGCAGAAGGCACTCACCGCCGCAGCCTCCGGACAATCCCCCGCACAGGGCAATCCGGCAGGACAGTCCGGCGGTCCCGCCGCCTCGGCGATGGACGTGCCCCAGGTCGAGGTCACCGATGTCGTGCCGCTGTCCGATGATGACCCCTCAGGGGCCGGTCTGGCGATCGCCGGCCTGCCGCTGACCATCGGCGGCATCGTCGGCGGTGTGCTCACCAGCATGGCGATCCGCTCCCGCCGAATGCGGGGCCTGGCAACCATCGTCTACGGCACTGTCGGCGGACTGGCACTGGCGCTGATCATGCAGAGCTGGTTCGGCATCCTCCAGGGCAGCTTCGGGCTCAATGCGCTCGCGATCGGGCTCGCGATCGCGGCCACTGCGGGCCTCATCAACGGCTTCGTCTCCCTCATCGGACCGGCCGGGATCGCCGTCGGTGCAGTGCTGACGATGTTCATCGGCAACCCGATCGCCTCTCTCAACCAGCCCAAGGAGTTCCTCGCAGGCTCGTGGGGCGAGATCGGGCAGTTCTTCGTTCCCGGCGCTGCGGGGACTCTGCTGCGCGATCTCTCGTACTTCCCCGATGCCGCCGTGGGACTGCAGTGGTGGGTGCTCGTCGCCTGGTTCTCCGTCGGCATCGCGCTCATCCTCGTCGGACACCTCATCGCGCACAGGAAGCAGCACGCCGCGACTCACTGA
- a CDS encoding sensor histidine kinase — protein MVVNRMLGRFLPPDRRLNPAALAWIVVVIAAIGMLAIESSIAVSVYGAPVALAFGLSLIHVGTMPLSMLRPLFGAILSSFVCAALPLIVSPAIVSHTSGGTWPWMVPALITQVFVVLIIGLRAHWGIALSAVLGSIGGSVLAVVLGRWLLDHRPSESPVINIMIYACVAGGIYVAAVVVQQGQLIRSQLLQEKENTAEEHSKRVTIEERARIARELHDIVAHSMSIINIQASSAPFRHPGVDAEVAKEFEDISTSARTALTEMRGLLSVLRNDEASSELAPQPKLSDVEALVDQARQAGVHVTLERSGEPVEPQLRESTGLAGYRIIQEALSNAIRHARNSDIAIRIRCGGGSVWISVTNTRGDGPTAAAQSESHRGQGLVGMRERAGSVGGEIRSGRTISGGFEVEAVLPLSLTEPTADDRQELT, from the coding sequence ATGGTCGTCAATCGGATGCTCGGACGGTTCCTGCCGCCGGACCGCAGGCTCAACCCTGCTGCCCTGGCGTGGATCGTCGTGGTCATCGCGGCGATCGGCATGCTCGCGATCGAGTCCTCGATCGCAGTCAGCGTCTACGGCGCTCCCGTGGCGCTGGCATTCGGCCTCAGCCTCATCCATGTCGGAACCATGCCGCTGTCGATGCTCCGTCCGCTCTTCGGCGCCATCCTCTCGTCCTTCGTCTGCGCCGCCCTGCCGCTGATCGTGTCCCCAGCGATCGTGTCCCACACCTCCGGTGGGACGTGGCCGTGGATGGTGCCGGCACTGATCACCCAGGTCTTCGTCGTCCTCATCATCGGATTGCGCGCGCACTGGGGCATCGCCCTCTCCGCCGTCCTCGGCAGCATCGGCGGATCGGTCCTCGCGGTGGTGCTCGGACGGTGGCTGCTCGACCACAGGCCCTCCGAATCCCCGGTCATCAACATCATGATCTACGCCTGCGTGGCCGGGGGAATCTACGTCGCCGCAGTGGTCGTTCAGCAGGGGCAGCTCATCCGCTCCCAGCTTCTGCAGGAGAAGGAGAATACGGCCGAGGAGCACTCGAAGCGCGTCACGATCGAGGAGAGGGCCAGGATCGCCCGCGAGCTGCACGACATCGTCGCCCACAGCATGTCCATCATCAACATCCAGGCCTCGAGCGCACCCTTCCGGCACCCCGGGGTCGACGCGGAAGTGGCGAAGGAGTTCGAAGACATCTCGACCTCGGCCCGCACGGCTCTGACCGAGATGCGCGGCCTGCTCAGCGTGCTGCGCAATGACGAGGCGAGCTCCGAGCTCGCCCCGCAGCCGAAGCTCTCCGATGTCGAGGCGCTTGTCGATCAGGCACGCCAGGCCGGAGTCCACGTCACCCTCGAGCGCAGCGGCGAACCGGTCGAACCTCAGCTGCGCGAAAGCACCGGACTCGCAGGATACCGCATCATCCAGGAAGCGCTGAGCAACGCCATCCGGCACGCCCGCAACTCGGACATCGCCATCAGGATCCGCTGCGGCGGCGGTTCTGTGTGGATCTCCGTGACCAACACTCGCGGCGATGGTCCCACCGCGGCGGCCCAGAGCGAATCACATCGCGGGCAGGGCCTGGTCGGGATGCGCGAACGCGCCGGATCCGTCGGCGGTGAGATCCGCAGCGGACGAACAATCTCGGGAGGCTTCGAGGTGGAAGCGGTGCTGCCGCTGAGCCTGACCGAACCCACTGCCGACGACAGACAGGAACTCACTTGA